The genomic stretch TTGCTCTTGATCCAGCGATCGACCAGGGTCCGGTCGAGGACGTCGGGGATGAAGTCGTAGCCGATGCCCTCGACCTTGTAGCTCTTGATCTCGCCGGGGCCGGCCAGGATCGAGCCCTCGGGATCGACGCCGATGACCTGGGCGTTGGGGACCTCGCGCTTGATCACCCGGGCCACGCCGGTGATCGTCCCGCCGGTGCCGGCGGTCATCACGACCGCGTCGAACTGGCCGCCGGTCTGGGCGATGATCTCGCGGCCGGTGCCCTCCTCGTGCGCGAGCGGGTTCGACGGGTTGCCGTACTGGTCGAGGATGTGCGAGTTCGGGATCACCGACTGCAGGCGCCGGGCGACGCCGATGTGGCTCTCGGGCGCGTCCCACGCGGCCTCGGTCGGGGTCCGGATGATCTCGGCGCCCAGCGCCTCGAGCACGACCTGCTTCTCCTGCGACATCTTCTCCGGCATCGTGATGATCATCCGGTAGCCGCGGGCCGCGGCCGCCAGCGCCATGCCGATGCCGGTGTTGCCCGAGGTCGGCTCGATCAGCGTGTCACCCGGCTTGATGCGTCCCGCCTTCTCGGCGTCGAGCAGCATGCGCACGCCGATGCGATCCTTGATCGATCCGCCCGGGTTCATGAACTCGCACTTCGCGACGACCTCGCACTCGAGGCCGGCGGTGACGGCGTTCAGGCGCACCATCGGCGTCTCGCCGACAGCGTCGAGGATCGACGGCAGGATGTGGTCGCGGGTGCTCATGGCCGCGCATACTACACGGCCGCCCCGGCGATGGAAGGCACCGGCGCCGGCGCCGTCAGCCCGCCCGGCCCCCCGTCACAGGCCGGTGGCCTGGACCAGGATCTCGATCTCGTTGCGGATCTCGACCCGCATCTGCGAGCCGCCGACCGCGCCGGTCGGCGTGACCCGCTGCGACCGCTCGACCCGGATCCGCTCCTGCTCGACCTGGGACGAGGTGCTCTTGAGGCTGCCGGCCGGGAGCATGAACGAGCCGGTGTCGGCGATCGACAGCGAGTCGATCTGCTCGGTCTCGATCGACGCCGCGTCGGCGGCCTCGCCCCGCTTCCAGTCGACCTGGAGCGGCACCAGCGCGTCGACCGTGGCGCCCGCCTGCGGCGCCGTGAACGAGTGCAGGGCCGGGCCGTCGACCCGGACCCCCTCGACGAAGTCGGAGCCCGAGGTCACGTCGAGCTCGTAGACCTCCCAGTAGCCGACCTGGGCCCCGTTCCAGCGGTTCGAGTCGCCGCCGTAGACCAGCGCCACCTCGCCCTCGCTGGACCGGACGATCACCGAGCCGGTCGTCACGGTCGTCCCGGCCTTCTCGATCTGGACGTGGAACTCGGTCGTGAAGTCCTGCCCGTCGCGGGCGTTGGTGAGGATCGGCCGGGCGTTGACCTCGGCGTCGACCAGGAGCGTCACCGAACCGGTGCCGGGGTCGTCGCCGACGCCGGGGGACAGCGCCCCGCCACCGCAGGCGACGAGCGGGGCGCCGAGGAACAGGGCGAACAGGATCGCTTGGGCGTCGCGCATGACACCCGACGAAGCACGCGACGTGCCCGCCGAAGGTCGCCGACATCACTCGCGCGCGCCCGTCCCGCCGCCGCGGCTGTGCAACCAGGGGACACAGCCCAGATGTAGGCGGCGGTGGTGACGACCGTGGCGCGGTCCCACCAGGTCTGGTACCACCAGGACATGCGTGGCATCACCCTGGGAGCGCTTTCGGTCGGGATCCTCGCCGCCACCGGGATCGCCGTGGCGATCGCGACGGCCGAGCCGCGGCCCCTGCCGATGAAGGTCGGCGCCGACTGCACGCTCAAGGGCAAGCACCTGGCCGGGCGCGTGAAGGTGGTCACCGCGTTCCCCGACCTGCGGGTCAAGCGCGTCGACGCGTTCCCCGACCTGCGGGTCAAGTGGGTCGACGCCTTCCCCGACGCGTGCGGGCGCTGGCAGCAGGTCGACGCGTTCCCGGACTTCACGATCCAGTACGTCGACGCGTTCCCCGACCTCGAGATCAAGACCGTCGACGCGTTCCCCGGCCTGCCCTGACCGGCGGGTGTCGCAGGGTGCGGGGCGCGGGCGGCGCCAGGTCGCCGGCGCTCAGCGGCGGTGAGGGCCGCGGCCAGATCGATGCGCCCGCGGCGGCGTGGGCACGTCCATGCGCGCCCTCGCCTGTGTCGGTGTCCTCGTCGCCTCCACCTCGCTGGCCTGGGCCGGCGGCATCGCCGGGCTCGTGGTCGACGAGGGGAGTCGCGACCCGCTGATCGGCGTGACCGTGGTCGCGACCCCGTGCGCAGCCTCGGCCACGGCGCCCACCGCGTACGAAGGCTCGTGCACGACGATCACCGAGGACGATGGGACCTTCCGGATCGATCTTGCGCCGGGCACGTACGTCGTGACGTTCTTCTACGGCGAGACCACGATCGAGCGCCGCGACGTGCGGGTCCGCGACCAGGACGAGCCGGCCCCGCTGTTCCAGCGCATGCCGCCCGAGACCGCGACCGCGTGCCGGTTCGACGAGGCGACCCCGCTCGCGTACACCGGGCGACCGTCGACGTGGGCGACGATCACCGCCGCCGCCACGCCGCTGGTGCGCCGCCGCGATCACCTGAGCCTCGCCGCCCTCGACGCCCGGGCCCGGCCCGCGACCGCGGTGACCACGATCGGCGGCGCCCTGCGGCTGCCCGGCGCCCCGGCCATCGCCAGCGAGCTGATCGAGGAGGTCGAGCTGACGACCACCACCCCCGGCCCGGCGTCGCCCGGCGCCAGCGGCGGCCACCTCGGCGTCGCGCTCGTGACCGGCACCAACCGCCACCACGGCCAGGCCCGGCTCGAGCTGGGCCCCGACGCGCGGCTCGTCATGACCCACGACGGGCCCTTCGACCGCAACCACGTGTGGTGGTCGACCGGCGTCGTGCTCGCGCGCGACGGCGCCACCGAGGACCACGCCGGCGCGCACGGCGCCCAGGTCCTGACGACCCTGGGGTTCGCGATCGACGAGGATGCGGACGATCATGGCCTGGTGAGCGCGCTCGCGACCTGGCTGCCCGGCGGCGGGCGCGATCTGTGGAGCGACGCGACGCTGGTGATCAGGCGCGACGACCGCCGCCGCCAGATCGCGATCGGCGTCACCGCCGAGGCGCTCGACCAGCCCGCGGCGACCGCGACGGCGCGCGTGGTCGACGGCAGCGCGGCGCGCCCGGGCGCGGTCGATCGCCTGGCCGGCCGCCTGGGCCTGACCCAGCGCTGGCGCGGCACCGGCGACCACACCACCCAGCTCGGCGCCGAGGTCGGCATGGGTCACGCCGACGACACCGAGCACGGCGACCAGCGCGCGTACCTCGGCGACGCGTGGGCGCCGCGCCCGAACTGGACCGTCGACGCCAGCGTGCGCTGGGACCGGCGCGAGCTGGGCACCGCGCGGATCGACGCGGTGCTGCCCCGCCTGGCGGTGGCCTGGGATCCGTCCGAGGAGGGCCGCGGGTCGTGGTTCGCATCGGCCGAGCGGGTGGCGCGGCTCGACGAGCGCGACCTCGGCGCGTGGCGCGACGCCGCGCCGGTCGCCTTCGACCAGGCCACGGTCGGCGTCACCCGCGATCCGCGCGACGACCTGCGCATCACCCTCGCGGTGCGCGGCCGGCGGCCGGCGGTGGTCGGCGCCGAGGTCGACGGCGGCGTCGAGGGCGAGGTCCTGTGGCTGCCGCCGGGGACCTTCGCCGGCGTGCTGACCGGGTCGACGCTCGAGGGCGCGATCAGCGCCCGCGCGCGCTTCGAGGTCGCCTGTGAACGCAACCGTTACACCGCGGCGGCGATCGGTCGGATCGATCGCGACGGCCACGGCTGGGGCGGATCGGCGCAGTGGGCGCGGCGCTACACGACCACGCCCGACCTGCGGATCGCGGTCGAGCTGTTCGATCTCGACGATCCGAGCCGACGCGGCGGTCGGGTGGCGCTGGCGGCCCAGTGGTGATCACTTCCAGCGCAGCACGTCGACGGTGGCCGGGGCCTGCTCGGCCAGCGGCTCGATCACCAGGCGCGGATGGCCCATGTGGATCACCAGATCGAAGCCGTCGAGCTGTCCGTCGGGGCCGCCGTGGGCGGGCCCGTCGGGATCGCTGCGATCCTCCCACAGCGCCGCGACGTGATCCCAGCCGCGCGGGGTGTGGCCGGTGAGCGCGCCGCCGTAGTCGATGCGGATGAGATCGCCCCGCGCGACCCCGGTGATCGGCCGCGCCGGCCGGCCGTCGTCGTCGAGCGTGGTCGCGCCGGCGATCGTGCGCGCGACCTTGGGCAGCCCGGCGACGTTGGTGTAGGCCAGCCGCGCGCCGCCGCGCCGCCGCGCGCCGACCATGACGTCGGCGCAGTCGGCGCCGGTGAAGCGCTCGGTCTGGTGGTTCTTGCCACCGCCGGCCGAGCCGAACACCTCGGGCACCAGCAGGTACGCCGACAGCCAGCCGACGAAGTCGTCGCTCTGGCGCAGCGACACCCGGTGCACCGACGGCAGCAGCCCGAACGCGTCGACCGCCTCGGCGCCGGGGCTGGCCACGACCGCGCCCGACGGCAGCCGCAGCGCCGCCTGGTAGCGCACGGTGCCGACGCCCGCGATCTGGATCGCCCGCGGATCGCCGCTGCCGATCTCGGCCGGGATCCGCGCCGCCGCGACCCCGTCGGTCCACGGCCGCACCTCGGTGGCGAAGTACTCGATGCGGTCGTAGCCGAGCCAGCGCCCGAAGTCGGCGCGCTCGGTCGAGACGTTGCTGTAGAAGCGCGAGGTGGCGCCGTTGGCGGCGGCGCCGGTGCGGAAGCCGTGGGGCTCGACGATCGACCAGCGCACCGCGATCGCGCCGAGCGTCGCCAGGTCGGCGCGGCCGCTGGTCGGCACCGCGCGGCCGCCCAGGCGCAGCGGCGCG from Myxococcales bacterium encodes the following:
- a CDS encoding TonB-dependent receptor, with protein sequence MRALACVGVLVASTSLAWAGGIAGLVVDEGSRDPLIGVTVVATPCAASATAPTAYEGSCTTITEDDGTFRIDLAPGTYVVTFFYGETTIERRDVRVRDQDEPAPLFQRMPPETATACRFDEATPLAYTGRPSTWATITAAATPLVRRRDHLSLAALDARARPATAVTTIGGALRLPGAPAIASELIEEVELTTTTPGPASPGASGGHLGVALVTGTNRHHGQARLELGPDARLVMTHDGPFDRNHVWWSTGVVLARDGATEDHAGAHGAQVLTTLGFAIDEDADDHGLVSALATWLPGGGRDLWSDATLVIRRDDRRRQIAIGVTAEALDQPAATATARVVDGSAARPGAVDRLAGRLGLTQRWRGTGDHTTQLGAEVGMGHADDTEHGDQRAYLGDAWAPRPNWTVDASVRWDRRELGTARIDAVLPRLAVAWDPSEEGRGSWFASAERVARLDERDLGAWRDAAPVAFDQATVGVTRDPRDDLRITLAVRGRRPAVVGAEVDGGVEGEVLWLPPGTFAGVLTGSTLEGAISARARFEVACERNRYTAAAIGRIDRDGHGWGGSAQWARRYTTTPDLRIAVELFDLDDPSRRGGRVALAAQW
- a CDS encoding cystathionine beta-synthase: MSTRDHILPSILDAVGETPMVRLNAVTAGLECEVVAKCEFMNPGGSIKDRIGVRMLLDAEKAGRIKPGDTLIEPTSGNTGIGMALAAAARGYRMIITMPEKMSQEKQVVLEALGAEIIRTPTEAAWDAPESHIGVARRLQSVIPNSHILDQYGNPSNPLAHEEGTGREIIAQTGGQFDAVVMTAGTGGTITGVARVIKREVPNAQVIGVDPEGSILAGPGEIKSYKVEGIGYDFIPDVLDRTLVDRWIKSNDKDSFRVARQLIRQEGLLVGGSSGSAVWAALQVARELGAGKRVVVVLPDSIRNYLSKFVDDRWMRQQGFLKADWEVGTIADVVRALGPREVITVAADAKVGHATALFKDRGISQVPVLDQGRLAGILTESDMLHALVSGRVNADTIVAEVMVRKVSTVAMHASSSELPSIFERGEVALVVDGDRHVVALLTKMDLIEMLAARRRPS